Proteins encoded within one genomic window of Camelina sativa cultivar DH55 chromosome 19, Cs, whole genome shotgun sequence:
- the LOC104765377 gene encoding uncharacterized protein LOC104765377, with the protein MVRQSRSDIAQLLTNGRFSEALPKAKQFCEDERRLLAYDQVDNFCASIMQNISTLNRQSDVHLLPDAIKEAMAGLIFAASRIGELNELQYIRSMFLVRFGREFDKECVDLRRGNVVGSEIVKILDTKLPQYEITDIVMELSQKYQTSTTADSISDGLAASNELGIGDSEAEKMKSIVRRKLLRPNVGEIEGRDRSFMR; encoded by the exons aTGGTCAGACAATCTCGCTCAGATATCGCTCAGCTCCTTACCAATGGCCGCTTCTCAGAAGCTCTTCCAAAG GCGAAACAATTCTGTGAAGATGAGAGAAGGTTATTGGCGTACGATCAGGTCGACAACTTCTGCGCATCCATCATGCAGAATATATCTACTCTAAATCGTCAAAG CGATGTTCATCTGTTACCAGACGCAATTAAAGAAGCAATGGCCGGACTGATATTTGCTGCATCAAGAATCGGGGAGCTTAACGAGCTTCAATACATAAGGAGCATGTTCTTGGTGAGGTTTGGGCGTGAGTTTGACAAGGAATGTGTAGATTTGCGCCGAGGAAACGTCGTGGGTTCGGAGATAGTCAAGATTCTAGACACCAAGTTGCCGCAATATGAAATTACAGACATTGTAATGGAACTTTCTCAAAAGTACCAGACCAGTACTACTGCGGATTCAATAAGTGATGGTTTAGCTGCAAGTAATGAACTTGGCATTGGTGATTCTGAAGCGGAGAAGATGAAAAGCATTGTTAGGAGAAAGTTGCTGCGTCCAAATGTTGGAGAGATTGAAGGAAGAGATCGATCATTCATGAGATAG
- the LOC104765378 gene encoding NAC domain-containing protein 55, whose amino-acid sequence MGLQELDPLAQLSLPPGFRFYPTDEELMVEYLCRKAAGHDFSLQLIAEIDLYKFDPWVLPSKALFGEKEWYFFSPRDRKYPNGSRPNRVAGSGYWKATGTDKVISTEGRRVGIKKALVFYIGKAPKGTKTNWIMHEYRLFEPSRRNGSTKLDDWVLCRIYKKQTSAQKQVYNNLMTTGREYINNGSSTSSSSHQYDDVLESLHEIDNRSLGFVAGSSSNALPHSHRPVLTNQKTGFHGLAREPSFDWANLVGQNSVPPELGLSHNVASIRYGDSGTQQQTEGIPRFNNSDVLAHHQGFSVDPVNGIGYSGQQNSGFGFI is encoded by the exons ATGGGTCTCCAAGAACTTGACCCGTTAGCTCAATTGAGCTTACCACCGGGTTTTAGATTTTACCCGACGGACGAAGAGCTTATGGTTGAGTATCTCTGCAGGAAAGCCGCCGGTCACGATTTCTCTCTCCAGCTCATAGCTGAGATCGATCTCTACAAATTCGATCCTTGGGTTTTACCAA GTAAGGCGTTATTTGGTGAAAAGGAATGGTATTTTTTCAGCCCGAGGGATAGGAAGTATCCGAACGGGTCTAGACCGAACCGTGTTGCGGGGTCTGGTTATTGGAAAGCCACCGGTACGGATAAGGTTATCTCGACGGAAGGAAGAAGAGTTGGTATCAAGAAAGCTTTGGTGTTTTACATTGGAAAAGCACCAAAAGGCACCAAAACCAATTGGATCATGCATGAGTACCGTTTATTCGAACCTTCTCGTAGAAACGGAAGCACCAAG CTTGATGATTGGGTTTTATGTCGAATATACAAAAAGCAAACAAGCGCACAGAAACAGGTTTATAACAATCTAATGACGACTGGTCGAGAATACATCAACAATGGTTCGTCGACATCTTCGTCGTCTCATCAGTACGACGACGTTCTCGAATCTTTACATGAGATTGACAATAGAAGTTTGGGATTCGTCGCCGGTTCATCATCTAACGCGCTGCCTCATAGTCATAGACCGgttttaaccaatcagaaaacCGGGTTTCACGGTTTAGCTAGGGAGCCAAGTTTTGATTGGGCGAATTTGGTTGGACAGAACTCTGTACCGCCGGAACTCGGATTGAGTCATAACGTTGCGAGTATCCGTTACGGTGACAGTGGAACGCAGCAACAGACTGAGGGGATTCCTCGGTTTAATAACTCGGACGTATTGGCTCATCACCAGGGTTTTAGTGTCGACCCGGTTAACGGAATTGGATACTCGGGTCAACAAAATAGTGGGTTCGGGTTTATTTGA
- the LOC104767530 gene encoding uncharacterized protein LOC104767530, whose product MHPTLCMKAENMMLTLLIPGPTAPSNNIDVYLAPLIDDLKDLWHEALGSLAGCKVKGKQACIVCGKDTPSRWLKFSRKHVYLGNRKRLRPDHPYRRRKKWFDNTVEKGSARRVQTVVEICEMFKDFRNDFGKCIVKKGKRKRKGISEDEELLNDESDEDGVKWRWKKRSIMFELPYWKDMPVRHNIDVMHVEKNVSDSMLVMLMQSVKSKDGEKGKRTYLPPAAYWMSKSEKITFCKRLSSFRGSDGYSANISNCVSVDPSMIGGLKSHDHHVLLQKGPRIAVIRLCNFFKRLCQRVIDPEKLISLEAKCVETFFQLERYFPPTLFDIMYHLPIHLARKARLGGPVHFRWMYPFERYMKTLKAYVKNYGRPEACMAEGYLAGECIAFCMEFLQNSVPVQETINRNEDVGSSRGILEGHPFQKAAQVVLSDKERDIAHRYVLMNMAVMSPYVDMHIEELQSMDVRCRKSETLLWKLHAERFSQWVKDNIPGNSEHHSEKLRWLAHGPRKIAQTYKGFVINGHRFHTKDVMRKTQNSGVTYEAFSISRASARDNRQMADMVVFYGVIQQIIMLDYYMFHIPIFKCKWANKGNGVKEEEGFTLVNLNVNQSAYLQDPYILASQAKQVFYSRDDSSSWSVVMRASPRGYHELETEEEFVVAPSIPQNEDFGNESSDDESFFDREDCEGVLVVD is encoded by the exons ATGCATCCGACATTGTGTATGAAGGCTGAGAACATGATGCTCACTCTTTTGATCCCTGGGCCAACTGCACCGAGCAATAACATTGATGTCTACCTAGCTCCATTGATAGATGATCTGAAGGATTTGTGGCATGAAG CATTAGGGTCATTGGCAGGATGTAAAGTCAAAGGGAAACAGGCATGTATTGTGTGTGGAAAGGATACGCCTTCTAGATGGTTAAAATTTAGCCGTAAGCATGTGTATTTGGGCAACAGAAAGAGGCTCAGACCTGATCATCcgtacagaagaagaaagaaatggtttGATAATACAGTAGAGAAAGGAAGTGCAAGAAGAGTTCAAACTGTAGTGGAAATCTGTGAGATGTTTAAGGATTTCAGAAATGATTTTGGTAAATGTATAgtgaaaaaagggaaaagaaaaagaaaaggtataagTGAAGATGAGGAACTATTGAATGATGAATCTGATGAAGACGGTGTTAAATGGAGGTGGAAGAAAAGGTCCATCATGTTTGAGTTACCTTACTGGAag GATATGCCGGTTCGTCACAATATTGATGTAATGCATGTGGAGAAGAATGTTTCTGATTCTATGTTGGTTATGTTGATGCAATCTGTTAAGTCAAAAGATGGG GAAAAAGGGAAGAGGACTTATTTGCCTCCAGCTGCTTATTGGATGTCCAAGTCtgagaaaataacattttgCAAGAGGTTAAGTTCATTCAGAGGGTCTGATGGTTATTCTGCAAATATATCCAACTGTGTTTCAGTGGATCCTTCTATGATTGGTGGATTGAAGTCACATGATCATCATGTGCTTCTCCAGAAGGGTCCTAGAATTGCAGTGATTAGATTATGTAATTTCTTTAAGAGGTTGTGTCAGCGAGTTATTGATCCAGAAAAACTAATATCACTGGAGGCTAAGTGTGTAGAGACCTTTTTCCAACTAGAAAGATATTTTCCTCCAACCCTTTTTGATATAATGTACCATCTTCCAATACATCTAGCAAGAAAGGCACGTTTGGGTGGACCTGTTCATTTCAGATGGATGTACCCCTTTGAAAG GTACATGAAAACACTAAAAGCATATGTCAAAAACTATGGAAGGCCAGAAGCTTGTATGGCTGAAGGTTATTTAGCTGGGGAGTGTATTGCATTCTGCATGGAGTTTCTACAAAATTCTGTACCGGtgcaagaaacaatcaaccgTAATGAAGATGTTGGGTCCTCTAGGGGAATACTTGAAGGACACCCATTCCAGAAGGCTGCTCAAGTGGTATTAAGtgataaagagagagacattGCCCATAGATATGTTCTAATGAACATGGCAGTGATGAGTCCATATGTAGA TATGCACATTGAGGAATTGCAATCAATGGATGTGAGATGTCGTAAAAGTGAAACTCTTTTATGGAAATTACACGCAGAGAGGTTCTCACAGTGGGTAAAAGATAAT ATCCCTGGTAACTCAGAACATCATTCAGAGAAATTGAGATGGTTAGCTCATGGACCAAGGAAAATAGCTCAAACCTATAAGGGATTTGTCATTAATGGGCATAGATTTCACACTAAGGACGTAATGCGCAAGACTCAGAACAGTGGAGTAACTTATGAAGCTTTTAGCATAAGTAGAGCTAGTGCAAGAGATAATAGACAGATGGCGGACATGGTTGTGTTCTATGGAGTTATACAACAGATAATTATGCTAGATTACTATATGTTTCATATTCCAATATTCAAGTGTAAGTGGGCCAACAAAGGAAATggtgtaaaagaagaagaaggatttacACTTGTGAATCTCAATGTCAACCAATCTGCCTACCTCCAAGATCCATATATTTTGGCCTCCCAAGCTAAACAAGTATTCTATTCTAGAGATGACTCCTCAAGTTGGTCTGTAGTGATGAGGGCGTCACCAAGAGGGTATCATGAGCTAGAGACAGAAGAAGAGTTTGTAGTTGCTCCATCCATTCCGCAAAATGAAGATTTTGGGAACGAGTCTTCTGATGATGAGAGTTTCTTTGATAGAGAAGATTGTGAAGGGGTCTTAGTAGTGGATTAA
- the LOC104765379 gene encoding NAC transcription factor 56-like — protein sequence MHEYRLIENKLNNRPPVCDFGNKKNSLRLDDWVLCRIYKKNNAGRHVDNDKDHDMIDYIFRKIPPSLSAATGLHHHHHNVSRSMNFFPGKFSGGGYGIYSDGNTSLYDGGGMINNNMDTESVDHRDNNNVDVVGLNHASSSVPMMMMANQKRAFPVPYWPVAEEEQDASPSKRFHGGGGDCSNMSSSMMEETPPMMQQQGGGVLGDGLFRTTPYQLPGLNWYPS from the exons ATGCATGAGTATCGTCTCATCGAAAACAAACTCAACAATCGACCTCCTGTTTGTGACTTCGGCAACAAGAAAAACTCACTCAGA CTTGATGATTGGGTGTTATGTAGAATCTACAAGAAGAACAACGCAGGTCGACATGTGGATAACGATAAGGATCACGATATGATTGATTACATTTTCAGGAAGATTCCTCCGTCCTTGTCTGCTGCTACTGGActccaccaccatcaccatAATGTCTCAAGATCGATGAATTTCTTCCCTGGGAAGTTCTCTGGTGGTGGTTACGGTATTTACTCCGACGGTAATACGAGTTTATACGACGGCGGTGgcatgatcaacaacaacatggaTACCGAATCAGTGGATCATCGTGACAATAATAACGTTGACGTCGTTGGTTTGAACCATGCTTCGTCGTCAGTcccgatgatgatgatggcgaaTCAGAAACGAGCTTTTCCTGTGCCGTATTGGCCTGTAGCGGAGGAGGAGCAGGACGCATCTCCTAGCAAGCGGTTTcacggtggaggaggagactgttCGAACATGTCTTCTTCGATGATGGAAGAGACTCCACCAATGATGCAACAACAAGGTGGTGGTGTGTTAGGAGATGGGTTATTCAGAACGACGCCGTACCAGTTACCTGGTCTAAACTGGTACCCTTCTTAA
- the LOC109130971 gene encoding uncharacterized protein LOC109130971, producing MSFWPPTQSSQPFSARPSLNVGLNSTVKAERLVTTNLHSYQPLPPVPPAYLNLENTLLPSGASTLNSEEGPSDSPRSKEAGFPSPSFEDRPLRISSPALFSIILLGFQPDLSRSSLEPSRSLPSKRLRPVLAPMKTMRLSGGGANLVSFGAPLLDPSSRQVGFGPFLFSSRPCEQSAIFQKSSICPIIRSFWDNGIMISSLRRWDYRTFLNLPFPSPLFPESVQAQITKDRKISPSAQSLKSNGIMIPPPWSGGYRNLFKQPLPNLEPDSTICLGYEQMNPSSFLAMEPFSTSQCLQIRQIRTIHHVPALSVSVASTSLEIVCDLVLHRPCLRYLLDYFPSLVSLFNYGCNFLQSCLLAKTLCIVSSSYPVV from the exons ATGTCTTTTTGGCCACCTACTCAATCATCTCAACCTTTCTCTGCAAGACCTAGTTTAAACGTCGGTTTAAACTCCACTGTGAAAGCTGAGAGGCTTGTCACGACAAACCTCCACTCATACCAACCGCTACCGCCTGTTCCTCCAGCGTATCTAAACCTAGAGAACACCCTTTTGCCCAGCGGCGCTTCAACTCTCAACTCTGAGGAGGGTCCTTCTGATTCTCCCAGATCTAAAGAAGCTGGTTTCCCCTCGCCTTCTTTTGAAGACCGTCCTCTCCGGATCTCGTCGCCGGCGTTGTTTTCCATTATTCTTCTGGGATTCCAACCTGATCTTTCAAGATCCAGCCTTGAGCCCTCGAGAAGCCTACCGTCGAAGCGGTTACGACCGGTGCTTGCTCCGATGAAGACGATGAGATTGAGCGGCGGCGGCGCAAACCTAGTTTCCTTTGGTGCTCCTCTCTTGGACCCTTCATCTCGCCAAGTGGGCTTCGGCCCATTTCTCTTCTCATCGAGGCCCTGTGAACAAAGCGCTATTTTTCAAAAGTCCAG CATCTGCCCCATTATCCGAAGCTTTTGGGACAACGGCATTATGATCTCCTCGCTAAGGCGTTGGGATTACCGTACCTTCCTCAATCTTCCATTTCCATCTCCCTTATTTCCTGAGTCCGTTCAAGCGCAAATCACCAAAGATAGGAAGATCAGTCCCTCAGCTCAAAGTCTGAAGAGTaacggcattatgatcccacctcCTTGGAGTGGTGGTTACCGAAACCTCTTCAAGCAACCTCTACCAAATCTTGAACCTGATTCCACCATCTGCCTTGGTTATGAGCAGATGAATCCATCGAGCTTCTTGGCCATGGAACCTTTCTCAACGTCCCAATGTCTACAGATAAGACAGATAAGGACAATTCACCATGTTCCGGCTTTGTCCGTGAGTGTGGCTTCGACATCCCTTGAAATCGTATGCGACTTAGTGCTTCACCGCCCTTGTCTCCGATATCTCTTGGATTACTTTCCATCCCTTGTATCCCTTTTTAATTATGGTTGTAACTTTCTTCAATCTTGCCTTTTGGCTAAAACTTTATGCATTGTAAGCTCCTCCTATCCGGTTGTTTGA
- the LOC104765381 gene encoding uncharacterized protein LOC104765381 has translation MQVVRRRIPSGEGVEMPGRSETNRVRRRSHGSGLRVRVACTCSGRPGSTKCARHGFVVPSDERLMRKASDGSKEVLRRALTPPIRRMNLRWLNFRPTPSRLCKMSSV, from the coding sequence ATGCAGGTTGTGAGAAGGAGGATCCCATCAGGAGAAGGCGTTGAGATGCCTGGAAGATCCGAGACAAACAGGGTCAGAAGGAGGAGTCATGGCTCAGGTCTGAGGGTTCGAGTAGCTTGCACGTGCTCTGGACGGCCTGGCTCGACTAAGTGTGCGCGACACGGGTTTGTGGTGCCAAGCGATGAGAGGCTTATGAGGAAGGCCAGTGACGGTAGCAAAGAAGTGTTAAGGAGAGCTTTAACGCCTCCGATCCGGCGGATGAATCTCCGTTGGTTGAACTTCCGACCAACACCTAGCCGGCTCTGTAAAATGTCTTCTGTTTGA
- the LOC104765380 gene encoding peptidyl-prolyl cis-trans isomerase CYP37, chloroplastic-like isoform X1, which yields MRRAKIAPTLSNPLVSVTCKAFLLTSSMASPLSSSTIGSHQILFLHPSPLNRRSLFVKPKLPFNRTNYGDFRMRLLSTSSKIGNTKELIHSYDSSIDSKLKPFEAGTKNLEKLVATILIFVQVWSPMPLLGGLDSAYISPAEAVLYSPDTKVPRTGELALRKAIPANPSMKTIQASLEDISYLLRIPQRKPYGTMESNVKKALKVAIDDKDKILASIPADLKDKGSELYATMIDGKGGLQSLITSIKKQDPDKVSLGLAASLDTVAELELLQASGLSFLLPQQYLNFPKLAGRGTVEMTIEKGDGSTFSAEAGGDQRKSATIQIVIDGYSAPLTAGNFAKLVTSGAYDGAKLNTVNQAVITEDGSGKVESVSVPLEVMPSGQFEPLYRTPLSVQDGELPVLPLSVYGAVAMAHSENSEDYSSPYQFFFYLYDKRNSGLGGLSFDEGQFSVFGYTTAGRDILGQIKTGDVIKSAKLIEGQERLILPAQNNNSST from the exons ATGAGGCGCGCCAAGATCGCTCCTACTCTCTCTAATCCTTTAGTCTCTGTAACTTGTAAAGCTTTTCTACTCACATCATCAATGGCTTCTCCTTTGTCTTCTTCCACCATCGGATCTCACCAGATTTTATTTCTCCACCCTTCACCTCTCAACCGCAGATCACTCTTCGTAAAACCCAAATTACCCTTTAATCGAACCAATTACGGAGATTTCCGCATGCGTTTGCTTTCTACATCCAGTAAAATTGGTAACACTAAG GAACTTATACATTCTTACGATTCTTCAATTGATTCAAAGTTGAAGCCTTTTGAAGCTGGAACTAAGAATCTCGAGAAGTTGGTTGCAACGATTTTGATATTTGTTCAAGTTTGGTCTCCAATGCCTTTGCTTGGTGGTCTAGACTCTGCTTACATTTCACCTGCAGAGGCGGTTCTTTATTCTCCGGACACGAAAGTTCCAAGAACTGGTGAACTTGCTCTAAGAAAGGCTATTCCTGCTAATCCAAGCATGAAGACAATACAG GCTTCATTGGAAGATATATCATATCTTCTGAGAATTCCGCAAAGGAAGCCTTATGGTACCATGGAGAGCAATGTAAAAAAAGCTCTAAAG GTGGCTATAGATGATAAGGATAAGATATTGGCTAGTATACCAGCAGACTTGAAAGACAAGGGATCAGAACTGTATGCAACTATGATTGACGGCAAG GGTGGACTTCAGTCACTTATAACATCTATTAAGAAACAAGATCCTGATAAAGTGTCCCTTGGCCTGGCAGCATCACTAGATACTGTTGCGGAACTGGAGTTGTTACAG GCATCTGGATTGTCATTTTTACTTCCTCAGCAATACTTAAACTTTCCCAA GTTAGCAGGTAGAGGAACTGTGGAAATGACAATTGAGAAAGGTGATGGTTCGACATTTTCAGCTGAAGCTGGGGGTGATCAAAGAAAAAGTGCTACAATCCAG ATCGTTATAGATGGATATTCAGCACCCCTAACAGCAGGGAATTTCGCAAAACTG GTAACAAGCGGTGCATATGATGGAGCCAAACTCAATACGGTGAACCAAGCTGTTATCACTGAGGATGGGAGTGGTAAGGTGGAGAGTGTTAGTGTTCCATTGGAAGTAATGCCTTCTGGACAGTTCGAACCTCTCTACAGAACCCCATTGAGTGTTCAG GATGGGGAGTTACCAGTTCTTCCTTTATCGGTTTATGGAGCTGTCGCAATGGCGCACAGCGAAAACTCAGAGGACTACTCTTCTCCTTACCAATTCTTCTTCTACCTATACGATAAAAGAAAC tCTGGCTTAGGTGGTTTATCCTTTGACGAAGGGCAGTTCTCTGTCTTCGG ATACACAACAGCAGGAAGAGATATTCTTGGGCAGATCAAGACAGGAGATGTAATCAAATCTGCAAAACTAATCGAAGGCCAAGAACGCCTTATTTTGCCTGCTCAAAACAACAACTCATCCACTTga
- the LOC104765380 gene encoding peptidyl-prolyl cis-trans isomerase CYP37, chloroplastic-like isoform X2 gives MPLLGGLDSAYISPAEAVLYSPDTKVPRTGELALRKAIPANPSMKTIQASLEDISYLLRIPQRKPYGTMESNVKKALKVAIDDKDKILASIPADLKDKGSELYATMIDGKGGLQSLITSIKKQDPDKVSLGLAASLDTVAELELLQASGLSFLLPQQYLNFPKLAGRGTVEMTIEKGDGSTFSAEAGGDQRKSATIQIVIDGYSAPLTAGNFAKLVTSGAYDGAKLNTVNQAVITEDGSGKVESVSVPLEVMPSGQFEPLYRTPLSVQDGELPVLPLSVYGAVAMAHSENSEDYSSPYQFFFYLYDKRNSGLGGLSFDEGQFSVFGYTTAGRDILGQIKTGDVIKSAKLIEGQERLILPAQNNNSST, from the exons ATGCCTTTGCTTGGTGGTCTAGACTCTGCTTACATTTCACCTGCAGAGGCGGTTCTTTATTCTCCGGACACGAAAGTTCCAAGAACTGGTGAACTTGCTCTAAGAAAGGCTATTCCTGCTAATCCAAGCATGAAGACAATACAG GCTTCATTGGAAGATATATCATATCTTCTGAGAATTCCGCAAAGGAAGCCTTATGGTACCATGGAGAGCAATGTAAAAAAAGCTCTAAAG GTGGCTATAGATGATAAGGATAAGATATTGGCTAGTATACCAGCAGACTTGAAAGACAAGGGATCAGAACTGTATGCAACTATGATTGACGGCAAG GGTGGACTTCAGTCACTTATAACATCTATTAAGAAACAAGATCCTGATAAAGTGTCCCTTGGCCTGGCAGCATCACTAGATACTGTTGCGGAACTGGAGTTGTTACAG GCATCTGGATTGTCATTTTTACTTCCTCAGCAATACTTAAACTTTCCCAA GTTAGCAGGTAGAGGAACTGTGGAAATGACAATTGAGAAAGGTGATGGTTCGACATTTTCAGCTGAAGCTGGGGGTGATCAAAGAAAAAGTGCTACAATCCAG ATCGTTATAGATGGATATTCAGCACCCCTAACAGCAGGGAATTTCGCAAAACTG GTAACAAGCGGTGCATATGATGGAGCCAAACTCAATACGGTGAACCAAGCTGTTATCACTGAGGATGGGAGTGGTAAGGTGGAGAGTGTTAGTGTTCCATTGGAAGTAATGCCTTCTGGACAGTTCGAACCTCTCTACAGAACCCCATTGAGTGTTCAG GATGGGGAGTTACCAGTTCTTCCTTTATCGGTTTATGGAGCTGTCGCAATGGCGCACAGCGAAAACTCAGAGGACTACTCTTCTCCTTACCAATTCTTCTTCTACCTATACGATAAAAGAAAC tCTGGCTTAGGTGGTTTATCCTTTGACGAAGGGCAGTTCTCTGTCTTCGG ATACACAACAGCAGGAAGAGATATTCTTGGGCAGATCAAGACAGGAGATGTAATCAAATCTGCAAAACTAATCGAAGGCCAAGAACGCCTTATTTTGCCTGCTCAAAACAACAACTCATCCACTTga